From a single Diceros bicornis minor isolate mBicDic1 chromosome 6, mDicBic1.mat.cur, whole genome shotgun sequence genomic region:
- the LOC131406882 gene encoding LOW QUALITY PROTEIN: uncharacterized protein LOC131406882 (The sequence of the model RefSeq protein was modified relative to this genomic sequence to represent the inferred CDS: deleted 3 bases in 2 codons), translated as MGQTMTTPLSLTLDHWTEVRARAHELAVEIKKGRWQTFCTSEWPSLNVGWPPEGTFNLTVILAVRAIVFQERPGSHPDQRPYITVWQDLVQNPLPWVKPWVKAEKLSPRVLALQDRSRRPLRPPPGVYPEIEPPPEWPPFSPPPYPSPAPGSQSGRRATGSGPSAGTRSRRGATPDGPDTTVALPLREYGAPAGPNQLSPLQYWPFSSSDLYNWKNNHPPFSENPAGLTALIESLMFSHQPTWDDCQQLLQALFTTEERERITQEARKNIRGTNGQPATIAEAEEGFPHNRPNWDYNTAEGREALSVYRRALVAGLRGAARRPTNLAKVREIQQGPTEPPSVFLERLMEAYRRYTPFDPSSEGQKASVIMAFIGQSAPDIKRRLQRLEGLQDYDLRDVVKEAEKVYHKRESEEEKRERERREAEEREDKRDRRQEKKLTKILAAVPCRSPWNTPLLPVKKPGTADYRPVQDLREVNKRVQDLHPTVPNPYNLLSSLPPSRKWYTVLDLKDAFFCLRLHPKSQLLFAFEWRDPDMGVAGQLTWTRLPQGFKNSPTLFDEALHRDLTDYRVKNPQVTLLQYVDDLLLAAETPEDCEEGTKRLLAELGELGYRASRKKAQLCQEKVVYLGYTLKDGHRWLTDARKKTVTQIPAPTSARQVREFLGTAGFCRLWIPGFAKLPRFGIPKVIGSDNGPAFVAQVSQGLASQLGVNWKLHCAYRPQSSGQVERMNKTIKETLTKLSMETGGSDWTALLPFALFRVRNTPQGPLKLTPFEILYGTPPPLAQIGIHDPDIIPSIPLLARLKALEAVRRDIWSQLKEAYQPGDLLIPHQFQVGDSVLVRRHRTGSLEPRWKGPYVVLLTTPTAVKVDGITSWVHATHVKKAPQNAADLWKVEKTDNPLK; from the exons atgggacagactatgacgacccccctctctttgaccttagaccactggactgaagtgagagcgagagcgcacgaattggcggtagaaataaaaaaagggcgttggcagactttttgcacctctgagtggccctccctcaatgtgggttggccccctgaggggacgtttaatctaactgttatcctcgcggtgagggctattgttttccaggagagaccggggtcccatcctgaccaacgaccatatattacagtgtggcaggatctggtgcagaacccactcccgtgggttaagccatgggtaaaagcagaaaaactaagcccccgagtcctggcgctgcaggat cggagtcggagaccccttcggcccccccccggggtctaccctgagattgagcctcctcccgaatggccccctttctcgcctcccccttacccctcccccgctccaggatcgcaatcaggacggagggcgactggctcgggtccctccgctggaacccgaagccgccgcggagccactccggacgggcctgataccacggtggcgctcccgctaagagagtatggagctcctgcggggcccaaccagctgtcacccctccagtactggcctttctcttcctcagacctgtataactggaaaaataaccatccccccttttcagaaaaccccgccggattaaccgccctgatagagtccctaatgttttcccatcagcccacttgggatgactgtcaacagctcttacaggcactcttcaccacggaggagagagaaagaatcacacaggaagcaagaaagaatatccgaggcaccaacgggcagccggcaacgatagcggaagcggaagaagggtttccgcacaaccggcccaattgggactataacacagctgaaggtagggaggcgctgtccgtttatcgccgggctctagtggcgggtctccgaggggccgcaaggcggcccaccaatttggctaaggtaagagagatccagcaggggcccactgaacctccctccgttttcctagaacgattgatggaggcttaccgcaggtatacgcccttcgacccatcctcggaagggcaaaaggcctctgtcattatggcctttattggacagtctgccccagatataaaaaggagattacaaaggctagaggggctgcaggactacgacttgcgggacgtggtaaaggaggctgaaaaggtgtatcataaaagagagagtgaggaggaaaagcgagagagagagagaagggaggctgaagagagggaagataagagagataggagacaagagaagaaactgaccaaaatactggccgcagtg ccttgccggtctccttggaacacccctctcctgcctgta aaaaagcctggaactgctgattataggccggtccaggatttgagggaagtgaacaagagagtgcaggacttacaccctactgtgccaaacccatataacctactcagctccctccccccatcacggaaatggtatactgtcctggacctgaaagatgcattcttctgtctgcggctgcacccaaagagccaactactttttgctttcgagtggcgcgaccctgaCATGGGGGTCGCtggacaactgacttggacaagactgcctcaagggtttaaaaactcccccaccctgttcgatgaggccctccacagggatttgactgactatagggttaaaaaccctcaagtgactcttttacagtatgtagatgatctactgttggcggcggaGACCCCGGAAGACTGTGAAGAAGGgaccaagcgcctcctggccgagttgggtgagttggggtaccggGCGTCGAGGAAGAAGGCACAGCTGTGCCAGGAAAAAGTAGTCTATTTAGGCTACACACTAAAGGACGGCCACAGGTGGCTAACCGACGcccggaaaaagactgtgactcagatcccggccccaacctccgctcgccaggtaagggaattcctggggacGGCCGGTTTCTGCCGGTTGTGGATCCCAGGGTTTGCtaaa ctcccgagattcgggatcccaaaggtaattggatctgacaacggtcctgcattcgttgcccaggtaagtcagggactggccagtcaactgggggtcaattggaaattacattgtgcttatagaccccagagttcaggccaggtagagaggatgaataaaacaattaaagagaccctaactaaattgtctatggagaccggcggtagtgactggacagccctcctgccctttgccctgttccgcgtccggaacaccccacagggacccttaaaacttacaccctttgaaaTCCTCTATGGgacccctccccctttggcacaaatagggatacatgaccctgacattatACCCTCTATACCCTTGTtagcccgcttgaaagcactcgaagctgtcaggcgcgacatctggagCCAACTAAAGGAAGCCTACCAGCCTGGTGACCTGCTCATACCGCaccagttccaggttggggactctgtccttgtgagacgacatcggacggggtcgctAGAACCACGCTGGAAagggccctacgtggtgctcctcactacgcCTACAGCAGTTAAAgtggacggtataacttcttgggttcacgccacacacgtgaagaaggcaccccagaatgcagcagatctttggaaggtggaaaagactgataaccctcttaag